GTCAACAGCCTTGGCCTGACCGAGCAGCAGCCTGAAAACAATGTCTATCGCATCCTGCTGGAGATGCTGGCGGTGACCCTGTCCAGGAATGCCCGCGCCCGTGCGGTGCAGTTGCCTGCCTGGAACGAGGCATTGGGCCTGCCGCGGCCATGGGACCAGCAATGGTCGCTGCGCATGCAGCAGATTCTGGCCTATGAAACCGATCTTCTGGAGTTTGGCGATCTGTTCGACGGCAATCCCGTCATCGCCGCCAAGGTCGAAGATCTGAAGCAGGGTGCGCGCGATGAATTGCGCCTGCTGGACGAGATGGGTGGCGCGATCTCGGCCATCGACTACATGAAGTCGCGGCTGGTCGAGGCCAATGCCGAGCGGCTCAACCGGATCGAGGCGAACGAAACGGTGGTGGTCGGTGTCAACCGCTGGGAGCAGGGCGAGCCCTCTCCCCTGACCGCTGGAGATGGCGGCATCATGGTCGTGGATCCGGCGGTCGAGCAGGAACAGATCAGGCGGTTGCAAGCATGGAAGGCGGATCGCGACGAGGGGGCCGTCGAGGCCGCCCTCGCCGCGTTGCGCCTTGCGGCGCAAGAGGGACGCAACGTCATGCCCGCCTCGATCGCGGCCGCAAAGGCCGGTGCCACGACCGGCGAATGGGCAGGCGTGATGCGGCAGGTGCATGGCGAATATCGCGGTCCGACCGGCGTAGCCGCCAGTCCCTCGAATCGGACGGAAGGACTGGAAGAGATCCGCGATGCTGTCGATGCGGTCAGCACCCGCCTGGGGCGGCGGTTGAAATTCGTGGTCGGCAAGCCCGGTCTGGACGGTCATTCCAATGGCGCGGAACAGATCGCCTTCCGGGCCCGCGACTGCGGCATGGACATCACCTATGAAGGGATTCGCCTGACGCCCGAGCAGATCGTGGCCCGGGCACAGGAAGAGGATGCCCATGTGGTCGGGCTGTCGATCCTGTCGGGCAGCCATCTGCCACTGATCGAGGATCTGATGCAGCGGATGCGCGCGGCCGGGTTGAGCCATGTTCCGGTGGTCGTGGGGGGGATCATCCCCGATGAAGACGCAGAGCGTCTGCTGGAGATGGGGGTGACGCGGGTCTATACGCCCAAGGATTTCCAGCTGAACCGGATCATGATGGATATCGTTGCTCTGGTCGAGCCGGGCTCGGCTGCCGCCTGACCGTTGCACGGCCGGTCACGCCGCTGCCGCAACATGAAAAACGCCGCCCGAAGGGGCGGCGTTTCGTCGTTCGTGATTGGCGGGCAGATCAGAAGCCCAGGCCTGCGTATTTCGATTTGAACTTCGAAACGCGGCCGCCGGCGTCCATCAGGCGGGCCGAACCGCCGGTCCATGCAGGGTGCACGGTAGGATCGATGTCCAGCGTCATGGAGTCGCCTTCGGCGCCCCAGGTCGAACGCGTCTGGTAGACCGTCCCGTCGGTCATTTTGACTTCGATCATGTGATAGTCGGGATGGATATCTTTTTTCATTCTGACAACCTTCCTCAGGCTTTCGCGTCGGTTTTGGGACGGTAGTTGGTCTTTTCGGCGATACGTGCGGATTTGCCGCGACGATCACGCAGATAGTACAGCTTGGCGCGCCGAACTTTACCGCGACGAACGACCGTGATCGATTCAACATTGGTCGAGTACAGCGGGAACACACGTTCCACGCCTTCGCCAAAGCTGATCTTGCGCACGGTGAAGCTGGCGCCAATGCCCTGGCCGCCTTTGCGCGAGATGCAGACGCCTTCGTAGTTCTGCACCCGCGTCCGCGAGCCCTCGGTCACTTTGTAGCCGACGCGAACGGTGTCGCCAGCCTTGAAATCCGGGATGTCCTTGCCGAGCGAGGCAATCTGCTCGGCTTCGAGTTCTGCGATCAGGTTCATCGCTTGGGTTCCTTGTCATGCTCGCGGTGATTCCGCGATTGGTCTGATGCGCCCGAGAGCTGTCGGTCCTTTGCCGGGTCCATATGCGGATCGTCTGCATATGCCCGCCACAGGTCGGGGCGGCGTTCCTTGGTCAGCCTTTCGGCCTCACGTTCCCTCCAAGCAGCAATGGCCGCGTGATGCCCCGAAAGCAGTACATCCGGGATCTCGCGGCCTTCCCACAGGGCTGGCTTCGTGTACTGAGGGGCTTCCAGCAAACCCCTATTGCCGACGGAAAAGGATTCCTCGGCCAGAGAGTTCTGATTCCCCAGCACGCGCGGTATAAGGCGAACCGTCGCGTCGATCAAGACCTGAGCGGCGATCTCTCCCCCGGTCAGGACATAATCGCCGATGCTGATTTCCTCGACATCATGGGCATCCAGAACGCGCTGATCGACGCCCTCGAAACGGCCGCAGATCAGCGTCACGCCAGGGCCTTCGGCCAGCGCGCGGGCACGGGCCTGCGTCAGGGGGCGACCGCGCGGGGACATATAGATCACCGGGCCCGTTGTCAGGCGGCGTGCTTCGCGCAGGGCGGCATCCATGACATCGGCACGAATCACCATGCCGGCCCCGCCGCCCGCGGGCGTATCATCGACATTGCGGTGCTTTCCGACTCCGAAATCGCGCAGCGGTACCGTGTGCAGGTTCCAGAGCCCCTGCTGCAGGGCCCGCCCTGTCAGCGACAGGCCCAGAATGCCGGGGAAGGCCTCGGGGAACAGTGTCACGATGCTGGCGGTCCAGGCATCGCGGATCCGGGGTTCCTCCATCAGGGCGCGCGGGCGCAGACTGGGTTTGACACTCAGCCGTCCGTGCGATTTTGGGGTGTCGCTCATTCGTCTGTCCCTGGCGGATCGGCGATGATCCGGCGGGCGCTCAGGTCGACCGTGGGGACGACAGCGCGGGTGAAAGGCAGCAAGAGCACCTCCTTGCCCACGACTTCCAGGATATCGCCCGCGCCGTGATCAAAGATCGCCCGCACCCGGCCCAGCAACAAGCCGCCGGTGTCATAGACATCAAGGCCGATCAGATCGGCATGGTAGAATTCATCATCAGGCAGAGAGGGCAGCGCCGCGCGGGGTGCCCAGAGCGTCACGCCCTTCAGGGCCTCGGCATCTTCGCGGGTGGCCACGCCTGACAGTCGCGCGCCCAGACCGCCGGTCACCGGTCGGGTCAGCCTGACCTCGAAGCTGCGCTTGCCGTCCTCGGTGGTCAGCGGGCCGTATCTGGCGATATCGCGCGGCTCGCTGCAAAAACTCTTCAGGCGGACCTCGCCACGAACCCCGAAGGCTCCGGCAATGGCGCCGACACAGATCTTATCGGACATGGTTCACCTTACCCCGCAAATGCCGACGCCCATCCAGTCGCCACCTGAATCTTCGCACAGGTCGCGCTGATGGGCGCGTTCAAACATGATTCCCCCGACAAAGGCCAGAAGCATCATCACGCAGAAACGAAACAGACGCAGCATGGGTCACAGACGGGATCGGGCCCGGAAATCCGGGCCCGACAAACCGCTTATTCCGCAGCGGCATCCTCGGCAGAAGCAGCAGCTTTTTCGGCTTTCTCTTCGGCACGCTTCTTGGCTTTTTCGCCCGGTTCGGCCTTTTTCATGTTCTTGCGCTCGGCCTTTTCCTTGACGCCAGCGGCTTCCAGGAAACGTGCAACGCGGTCGGTGGGCTGTGCGCCCTGGCTCAGCCAGTACTGCACGCGCTCGATGTCCATCTTGACGCGATCTTCGCTGTCTTTGGGCAGCAGCGGGTTATAGGTGCCCAGCTTTTCCAGAAAGCGACCATCGCGCGGCATGCGCGAGTCCGAGGCTACGATGGCGTAATGAGGGCGCTTTTTCGAGCCGCCACGGGCCAGACGGATTTTCATAGCCATTTGATTTTCTCCTTTGAAATGGCGGGAATACGATGCGACAGGCGCATCCTATGTTTGGTATTGCTCGTGATGCCGGATGACTTCGGCGATCACGAAGTTCAGGAATTTGCGCGCGAATTCCGGGTCCAGATCGGCCTCGCGCGCGAGGCGTTCCAGCCGCTCGATCTGTTGCGCCTCGCGGGCAGGATCGGACGGAGGAAGGTCGTGGTCGGCCTTGAGGCGGCCAACGGATTGGGTGTGCTTGAACCTTTCGGCCAGCGTGTAGACAAGGATCGCGTCCAGCCGGTCAATGCTGTCACGATGTTCTCTCAGCAGTTCGGCCGCACGGGTCACGGGGTCGGTCATGCACGGTCTCCTTGGCATCCGGCCGGGGCGGGATGGCGATAAACAAGGCAGGGCGCGTCGAATTCGGGTGTTGCCGCCGAATCGTCACGCTCTGCGCCCAGCCTTTCGGCCAGGGCGATCGAACGGCTGTTGTCCGGCGCGACATAGCTGACGGCGCCGTTCCAGCCCAGAACGTCATAGGCATGTTTGCGCGCGGCCTGTGCCGCCTCGAAGGCATAGCCCTTGCCCTGTGCGGTTTCGTCCCAGAGCGACCAGCCGATTTCACGCTCGGGCCAGCCTTCGGGGAACCAGGGGCCGGTCATGCCAAGCGGCCTGTCCTCATCCCGGCGTGTAAAGACGAACATTCCCCAGCCCCGCAGGACCCAATGCCCGATGACATGACCGAAGGCACGCCAGCCTTGCGATGCCTTCACTTCGGGGCCACCACCGACGAACTGCGCACGCTCGCTTGCCATGAAGGCGCGCCAATGCGGCCAGTCGCTTGCGACCGGCGCCCGCAGCGTCAGGCGCTGCGTCGTCAGGACCGGGGTGGGGGACAGCTGGATCATCCGGGGCGGATCACTTCTTGCCGAACAGGCCCGAGAGCCCGCCGGGCAGACCAGCCTTGGACAGATCGCCGCCCAGCCCCTTGGGGTCCTGCAGCAGCTTGGTGGCCTCGGCCATTTTCGCCGGGTCCATGTTCTCCATGTCGGGCAGGCCGCCGCCCTTGCCGGTCATGGCGCGCATGGCCTGTTTCAGCATGCCACCCTTGCCCATCTTGCCCAGCTTCTTCATCGTGTCGGCCATCTGCTTCTGCATCTTCAGCAGACGGTTCAGCTCGGCCACTTCCATGCCGGCACCCTTGGCGATCCGCTTCTTGCGGCTGGCCTGCAGAATCGCGGGATTGGCGCGCTCTTTCTTGGTCATCGAATTGATCAGGGCGATCTGGCGACGGATGGCATTGTCATCCATGCCCGCGGCCTCGGCCTGTTTGGCCATTTTCTGCATGCCGGGCATCATGCCCATGATGGATTGCATGCCGCCCATCTTCTGCATCTGTTCCAGCTGACCCTTCAGGTCGTTCATGTTGAACAGACCTTTCTGAAAGCGCTTCATCATGCGTTCGGCCTGTTCGACCTCCAGCACTTCCTGGGCCTTTTCGACCAGCGAGACGATATCGCCCATGCCAAGGATACGGCCAGCGATTCGCTGCGCGTCAAA
This is a stretch of genomic DNA from Paracoccus seriniphilus. It encodes these proteins:
- a CDS encoding protein meaA gives rise to the protein MAEKDKPWLFRTYAGHSTAEKSNALYRSNLQKGQTGLSVAFDLPTQTGYDSDHVLARGEVGKVGVPVCHLGDMRTLFDQIPLEQMNTSMTINATAPWLLSLYIAVAQEQGADTRKLQGTVQNDLIKEYLSRGTYICPPKPSLAMITDVAAYTREHLPKWNPMNVCSYHLQEAGATPQQELAYALATAIAVLDDLKTKVPEENFPAMVGRISFFVNAGIRFVTEMCKMRAFTELWDEITRERYGIEEPKFRRFRYGVQVNSLGLTEQQPENNVYRILLEMLAVTLSRNARARAVQLPAWNEALGLPRPWDQQWSLRMQQILAYETDLLEFGDLFDGNPVIAAKVEDLKQGARDELRLLDEMGGAISAIDYMKSRLVEANAERLNRIEANETVVVGVNRWEQGEPSPLTAGDGGIMVVDPAVEQEQIRRLQAWKADRDEGAVEAALAALRLAAQEGRNVMPASIAAAKAGATTGEWAGVMRQVHGEYRGPTGVAASPSNRTEGLEEIRDAVDAVSTRLGRRLKFVVGKPGLDGHSNGAEQIAFRARDCGMDITYEGIRLTPEQIVARAQEEDAHVVGLSILSGSHLPLIEDLMQRMRAAGLSHVPVVVGGIIPDEDAERLLEMGVTRVYTPKDFQLNRIMMDIVALVEPGSAAA
- the rpmE gene encoding 50S ribosomal protein L31; translated protein: MKKDIHPDYHMIEVKMTDGTVYQTRSTWGAEGDSMTLDIDPTVHPAWTGGSARLMDAGGRVSKFKSKYAGLGF
- the rplS gene encoding 50S ribosomal protein L19; this translates as MNLIAELEAEQIASLGKDIPDFKAGDTVRVGYKVTEGSRTRVQNYEGVCISRKGGQGIGASFTVRKISFGEGVERVFPLYSTNVESITVVRRGKVRRAKLYYLRDRRGKSARIAEKTNYRPKTDAKA
- the trmD gene encoding tRNA (guanosine(37)-N1)-methyltransferase TrmD, with the translated sequence MSDTPKSHGRLSVKPSLRPRALMEEPRIRDAWTASIVTLFPEAFPGILGLSLTGRALQQGLWNLHTVPLRDFGVGKHRNVDDTPAGGGAGMVIRADVMDAALREARRLTTGPVIYMSPRGRPLTQARARALAEGPGVTLICGRFEGVDQRVLDAHDVEEISIGDYVLTGGEIAAQVLIDATVRLIPRVLGNQNSLAEESFSVGNRGLLEAPQYTKPALWEGREIPDVLLSGHHAAIAAWREREAERLTKERRPDLWRAYADDPHMDPAKDRQLSGASDQSRNHREHDKEPKR
- the rimM gene encoding ribosome maturation factor RimM (Essential for efficient processing of 16S rRNA), whose amino-acid sequence is MSDKICVGAIAGAFGVRGEVRLKSFCSEPRDIARYGPLTTEDGKRSFEVRLTRPVTGGLGARLSGVATREDAEALKGVTLWAPRAALPSLPDDEFYHADLIGLDVYDTGGLLLGRVRAIFDHGAGDILEVVGKEVLLLPFTRAVVPTVDLSARRIIADPPGTDE
- the rpsP gene encoding 30S ribosomal protein S16 → MAMKIRLARGGSKKRPHYAIVASDSRMPRDGRFLEKLGTYNPLLPKDSEDRVKMDIERVQYWLSQGAQPTDRVARFLEAAGVKEKAERKNMKKAEPGEKAKKRAEEKAEKAAASAEDAAAE
- a CDS encoding chorismate mutase; translation: MTDPVTRAAELLREHRDSIDRLDAILVYTLAERFKHTQSVGRLKADHDLPPSDPAREAQQIERLERLAREADLDPEFARKFLNFVIAEVIRHHEQYQT
- a CDS encoding GNAT family N-acetyltransferase translates to MIQLSPTPVLTTQRLTLRAPVASDWPHWRAFMASERAQFVGGGPEVKASQGWRAFGHVIGHWVLRGWGMFVFTRRDEDRPLGMTGPWFPEGWPEREIGWSLWDETAQGKGYAFEAAQAARKHAYDVLGWNGAVSYVAPDNSRSIALAERLGAERDDSAATPEFDAPCLVYRHPAPAGCQGDRA